The Montipora foliosa isolate CH-2021 chromosome 1, ASM3666993v2, whole genome shotgun sequence DNA segment CTTTTTAGATTTCATGAACCAAATTGGCAGAGAATCAGCTTTTATACTGTGGGGAGAAAAGGCAAAAGAGGTCTGTGAAATGGTTGACAGGAGTAAACACTATTGCCAGGAAGGAGGTCATCCCTCGCCACGCGCTGGAATAAAAAATGCATTCTTTGGTGGAAACTATTTTAAGTGTGCTAATGATTTCCTTGAAGCTGCTGGACGGGGTAAAATCGATTGGAGTGTTGCACCACGCCTAAATGCTCCACCTGATATGTTGCCGTGTGAACAGTGTGGTGAAGGCAGTGAAGGTCCAATGGAAGGTGTCACCACCGATGTTTAGTTAAATAGTTTATTTTGGAGCCATGGCTCCGCGGGAGACCGGAAATTTAATTAACTAAAGCATGTGTTGGGATCATGGCGTTCATCATTTGTCCTGAGATGTTTACTCACGGTTTTGTTTCGAGCGCGTGCTACGTGCGGATTTATTCCATACCCATTGTGGCATGCGAGAATATTAACCTCGTTTGTATGTCGCTCTCGCCGTGAGGTCAATTTCCAAAGTTGGACATCGATTGGTTGCTTTTATCGTGTCAGTAGTAATCGGGATACCGATAAGCAATCAGGCACACCGAGTAGAAATCGGAATTTCGGATTGACGCGATGTTCCGTTCTGGAAACGGAATCATAACAGTGCACCAAAAGcgtctattttgacttcaggtgGTGAACTATTTGCACAGAGACGTAAATTGTTAATCAAAGCAGAAGTTGATAtggcggggagggggggggggggggaggggggttaatTGAAAATGTAATACAAACTTAAAACCTCGCAAAAGATAAACGTAACGAGAACAAAAGTGAACGAATGGATGCTAAATAGGAATTTTGACTACCTCGATGATATTGAGATAAATATAATGAAACCTAAAATTACAATAGCTACTATCCTACACGTACCAGCCGTAATGCAGTTACCAAATACACGTACTATTGCAGGTACAAAATGTGTCcccatacatgacgtacctacctAATATCAAGTGGATACGTTACGGATGAAAAAATCACGTCATCTTTACCCGCGTTACCCACCTATTACTTCAAATGGACATTCACCTTCTCATGCTCCCACATCTCCACCGTCAACACTAAGCAACCTAAAAAAAGGAGCCTCATCATGACTTTGGGCCTGTAACGAATTTTCCTTTGCTGTGATTATTTCAATAATCACCGAGTGCCACTAACTAGCAAAACATCACGTTATCCTAAATATCAATTGTGATGTGTGATGTCGACGGCATGTTTCGGTGGATATTTACTGTTAAATGCGTTAGGACCGTGTCGACGGTTGCACGAGCAACAACGTTTGTATGCaatattactactactactactgataataataataataataataataataataataataataataataataataatcttattTTGTCATGGCACCTGTTTTGTGTTATATCTTTTTCGCAGGTTAGGCGAAGTGATTTTTGTAATTTGATTATTTAGGTTTTACCTATGTATcgcaaaaaaataattcaaagacATTTGTAATTAAAGCGGCCAACCCAATACTAATAAGAGCAGATTTATGgcagaaataacaaaagaacAGGAGAGACCACCTACCGTCGTTATTACGGACCTTGCGCAAGACAACAAACGCTCTTTGTGTCAAAACcatagggcaaccacgacacgccacgactattcaagatggcggcgcccgggaaatctGAAGGCCAAAGCCagcttttttgaaattcatttttttcggatacaaacgctttcactgaaaaaagtttgaacaattttaattgtgaacattatgttttgtggtttaaagttgttttgttcttttagTGAAGGTTCCTTTAATATACAAAAACAATTCTCTGCACGCCATGcgcgtgcgttttacattttggtacatttctttgccgtcctcgacCTGACAACGAGGTGAATTGACcaatttgaggttgtgtagaggacaTGAGAAACTGACgaaacattttttattttcttcccaaataaccacaccgttcatgccaattttattcctgcacACTTTCAATTCCGAACCACTTGGGTTTGTAACGAAATTGTTACAATAACGGGAAGTAATATTCTTGGACAACGTTCTCGTTGGTGTCGTCGTCGTGCTTGCGTCAGCTCCCTATTGACTCCAGAGATACTAAGAAATTTAAGGAAGCTGTCAGTGAGTATTATTCTTAAAAGGACTTTAGTTAATTGTTCTTAATCTTTGTTTCAAATAGAGCagatttcaattgagtgtcggaGTTAATACGAATAACAAAGTAATTGCTTCGACCAATCACCGTGACAACAgatgcaaacagcgcaatgaaccaatccaaattcgtagcaatacGTGTAACTTGCTTAAAGTACGGAAAAAGAAGTACAATGTTTATAGAGCGCTAATTAACAgttagacccgtggcccttgagggcgaaaggtctaattgttttactatcacgaaatcgcgaaatttatcagttttctacagtcatttgaaaactgctccaaTTTTTAAggaattcttttcttttcttactatcaaaagccttttgaaaaatctgtgtttttccaaagttggttttatttatttactgttgcaaaggttaattttaaCTGCATGATTTATGAATAACTTTGAATgaattactttatttatttgtcaTCAAGGGTTTAGCATTGCTGCTAATAGGGGAAACCTAAAACAAGTTACAATCATCAAGTAATAGCTATTTACACGATAAAAAGCCTGTCCATCAGAATAAAGTTTCAGAAATGATTAAAACTAAGAATAAAACTATGACTATATATAGCTAATAGTTTAAAATAGTCAAGTTGAACGGAGATGACATTTGCACCCACTGCCCTCATCaattaaaagaaatttaaagcccagaggaaataaatggatttatgctgagtgtgacatgcttagttacaggggcacccaacgaccaatttgttgtaaaatgtactattataccccagttaatgaaaataaatattatgaaggcattttcaggtgtttttcagtgttgctgggaaaacattatctgttcctttttcccagcaagacacacaagaaatttcccagccagctagataaaattggttggtttcccagccagctgatcaaatttatttcccagccaggaattccgcgtgctttcaaatccctcgatccgaaacgagtactctctgggagagggaaggggttcttttttttttttttttgtcgtcctcctcagtcttcagagtttccacagccagctcgggttcaaatgttagaaaaagtcagtaattcccaggcaaaacgtctatcaataacaaaatttcccagccagctcatcgaaacacctgtatttttgccagccagcaatattcctctggggaacagataatgtgaggaacagattcgttgggtgcccctgtagtTAGTTActtcccatgttgcagtttgggcATTTCTGCCATCCGGGATTTTCTCtggatcattcaccatttgtgcAAGGTAGGCAGAGGCTGATTCAACAGagtcaaatcaattttcccTCCCCACCTTCCCTATTCTTACTTTCCTTTGGATGGCGGGTGTACCCTAacctttgctgggatcatgTCTTTTATATTTAggtatttcctaggttaccaTGCTGATTGTCATTAAACGGCCTAGCCCATCAGGGCTTGGGTAAAATATCTCACACATATGTGGTATTATTTGTGTCTCAGCAAACGGAGCTCGCCCAGAGCAatgccttgccaacaatatcagtcaGACTGTATAGAGCATGAAGCATAAAATACTAATAAATTCCTGTTTCTAATGTAATTTTGAAAAGTCTTTACAAAAACTGATTTAACGTGATTGGGTATCCTGGCCCATCATCTTGGACCCCAATACGTTACGGAATGCTTTCGATAAGTCATATCCAAATTTTCATTGCTACAGTTAAATGACTGAATTATATTATTGCGGACATCTCACGAATTCAGAGAAAAAGAGCAAAACTGAAAAGATTATATACAAACTGCGTCATTAAATATCGCCAAAAATTGCCTGTTAAGAATTGTTTTCACTATTACCAATAGCACAAATTATATATTATTGACTGGCACTGCAAAAACGTCAATACTAACTTACTGATGCCCCAGAATTCCTGCGGCCTATGATCATTTCACTTTCACTTTTCATGAAGCACCCGTCAAATGACTGGCTAAATGATTTCTTTCACTTTAACCCTCTTACTTTTGTCCATTTTCAAAATCCAAAGGTATTTGTAACAACTCTATTTTATGTCCGTCGTTAACTGTCCACCAGGGAGCTCCATCCTGTCAATTGGAATCGTCTTTCCTCTTTGCATTGCACTACCAATTTATTCAAGGGAGTGGTTTTAGTGGTTCGGTCGAACCTCCTAAACTAATATGAAAAACACTTAAACATGTCCGGTTTCTAAATGAAGTGGACTGGCTTTTAACATTTTTGTTAAAAGCTTGAGCAAATGGGATGCTCTTGAAAAACACTCATCGATATGGTTAGATTAACACGCAAATGGAAAAGAGGTTAATGGaaataaatggtcttaatggATCTTCAAAACACTATCATATCTTGCATATTGAAAATGTCAACGTAATGCTTTTACTGTTCTTAACTGAGATTCTGACTGGAAGATTGCAAATTTACATATTACTGTCACCTTTCCATGGTATCGGACAGAACGCTTTAAATGTATAATAcgcaattcaatgaatttcatcttTAACTTCAACTTTGCTTATTCGAACTCTTAAAATCCCTCATGAAAGGATACTCCAACAGTATTGAGACTTTGCATGTTTATCTTTGTGTTTGAAGTTGTTGGAAGTCTAAAAACTCCTTCTCCAAACTGTATTGAGATTACGTATTTTAATCTTAAGGTACAAAAGCTGCTGGCATTTCACAAGTTTTTTCTCTGATGTAACCGACGAGTTCCATGCACCAGGCAGTTTTTCCTTGTTGCTTCACTATGGGAAAATTCGTATAGTAATCCGTTCTTCTCGATTATGATTATATTTAAAAGGCAAGTATATAAATAACCTTGCTTTATGAGAATAAGTAAGATTTTTCCACGAAATTTTCGACTAATAGGATGCAAACTCCAGCTCCAGTAAATAACAGGACCAAGTCTATTTTTGATGGTTTTactattttgttattttgcagGAGAATTTCACAACAGAAGACTGATGATTCAAAAAAATGCCGTTatcatttttctcttcttctcatTTGTCATGCATTCAGGTATGGCCCAAGAAAAATTTCTGTACTTCTTTCTTACCGCCGCTCTTGGCCgaaactaaaataaaaaaaagatgacGACTCGTTCCATTTTCCAAGTGCCATTTCAACGAGTCGGAGTCTTCTCAGATTGTGTTTCTTGCATTTATGTCAGCAGGGCAAAAGTTTTGGGAAAATCGTTTAGTCCAAAATCTTTGCAAGTAATTTGTATTCATATAGCATCAAAAATATAAACCTTGCAAAGAATCGCTATCGAGCAAAAATATTGAACTCAGACCTCAACTTTTGATGTCAATCTTTAACTCTCTGATCAACTctcatgcttaatctctctaattATTCAATACGAAGAACGCGAACAAGAAGACTGTAAGTCAAATCAACATTCGATTGAGGTCAAGTTATGGTTTTGACAACTACGTGTTTTTAAGGAAGAGAAGAAGCTAAGGACCGGTGCTCAGTTGTTCAAACCCTTATTAAGCTAATCTTGGATTCCTGGAATATAGCATTTTACCTACTTATTGTGTGAGGCTTTTTCCATATTCTAATTGGTTCTTGAGAAAACCCATTGTGAAGTTGGCTAAAAGAATTTTTAGTATGCACACCACGCTATTGGACGCCATGGGAAAACTATTTAGAATTTCGAAAAAGCCTCAAACACTTTGTTAGCTCATTATCTCCTGAGTGATATAGTGCACTTTGTTTGAATGTCTGTGTTAACACAAGGGTTGTCAAAAAAACGGAGCAGATAAGGTCAGTTTCGCGTGCTTGCCGTcgcttttttaaataaaaatagtgAACGTTAAAGGAATTTTCAAACACTACATTTTATCAGCTTTCCAGTCGGTGGTATATATAATTTTCTTGGGTTTCtttaaaacaacgcgaacaaaAGTGATTTGCCTAAATACACCCCTGAAGGTTGACAgtaaccttaaacttttgttttatacaCTAAAATTTTTCAGGCGttttcgacgggcaaaatcgaGGGCCTCCCCGGAGGGATCCTTGTTCCCTTTAGAAATTGGCTTGACGTAATATGTTTCccttgttctcagctttttgatccctaaaatggtttatgttccctaaattaaatatgttcgccttaattaaataaaatttgttcttttgttccccagttcaaataagccatgtttccttgttcccccaAATCCTTGGGAGACCCTCCAAATCCTATCCTTAATTGGTATTTAATCACACTGAAGACAGGACCTGGATTTCTCGATCTATCTTTGCATGGCAGGTCCCGCCAAATAATGGCCAGTGGGATTGGGCATCATGATTTAAACACCTGTGATTGGTCCACAACTAAGTAAGCCGCATGAGGGTTTGCTCGTCTTGAATGCAAAATCATGGCGGACGTAACGACGAAAAACCTAGCAGTGGCCGTTCTTAAAATGATTGATTCAACGCCGCAAACTCCATGTCCTACCCCTTGCGAATAGTTTGGATTTCTTTGTGGCTTCTGTAGCGTCCCACGAGGTTATGTACGTTGAAGGGTTGaaagacagggcctacggtgtTTGATTCTCTTATCAGAAAGGAACAGAGAGTCTAACTACTTCAATGTAATCCGGCCGTATCTCAGACCAGTGGCCTGCGGCACGATAGTCCTACGGCCAACCAATTGAGCCTGCCGGCTCGCCGCATTCTAATTTGCATATATTGCGTACTGACCGTTTATAAACTTCGGGAAAAGTGACGACAAGAGGCGTTTAGATTATAACCGAACACACCGGAGACAAGAGTAGAGGGTACACAGGACCTTTCCTCAGAGGTTACGTTTGGAAAATCGTCCAGGTTGAGTTTGCCCTGGGTACTTATTTGCCGTtacaaagaaagacaaacttTGACCAGTGGGTTTTCGAAATTGCAATGTGAAGACAATGGAAAGCGTGGCAATTGCAATGGACATCACGTATTAAAGATAGCTTTCCATTACTTTCTCTTGGAACCCTTCCTTTTTGCATTTCCAGTTCACTAAGCTCGGCTCTATTCCAGTGTATGTTTGTTTTTCAGGCTTTGCGGCCAACGCCCTGCTTTCAGCAAGATCGCTATATAGTTTCATCTTGTACATTATTTGCTTCCTATTggattattttatttattagttTTGCTTGCATTTTGCTAatactttgtttcttttttgtaggGATGCCATTTGCTCTGCAAGCCGATGATACTCACAATACGTCAAGCAATACCAATATCACTCAAATGGACAACTTCGTCCTGCAAACCAATGTCAGTCGATCGAGAAATTCAGCTAAAGAAACGAATGTCCTGACTCGaatgaaaaatttgcatacgcACACCAACAGCACTCTGCAGTTGCTGAAAGATTCTGCTTCTCAAACTAATGTCACTCCAATGAGCAACTCCTTTGCCGTGCAAACCAATGTCAGTAGATTGGGAAATTTGGCTTTACAAACCAATGTGCTGACTCGATTGGGAAATTTGTCTTTGCAAACCAATGGAACTCCACAGTTGGTGAAAGATTCTGCTTCTCAAATCAATGTCACTCAAATGGGCAACTTCTTCCAGACTAATGCCATTCGGGCAAATTCCGCTTCACAAAGCAACGTCGACATCATTACTCGGTTAGGAAATTTggctttacaaaacaacagCACTTCGCAGTCGGTTCAACACTCTCCTTCACAAGCTAATGTTACTAATTTAAAAATGGGAAAGTCTGCCTCTCAAACTAATGCCACTCGTTTTGGAAAGTTTGCGTCAGCCATGGAAATTGACTTCGACTGTAAGAAAGTAACATACAAGGAGAGCGGTAATGATCTAGGGGTGACCTTAGAGGATTTTATTTACAAGCACAACTGCGGTCCACAGAAATGGGAGCAATTTTTTGGCAATCCGAGTGTCCGTGATGCTATAAAATCGATATCTAACCAAATTGAACAGGATGTTGAGATGTTCGATGTTGAACCTCCATTGTATGCAGTCTTTGATGCTTTTAACGAAATTGAACCATTGGACGTAAAAGCTGTTATACTTGGCCAAGATCCAACACCAAAACCAGGCAAAGCTACAGGCTTAGCGTTCAGTCTCTGGCCGTCAGAAGATCCTCGAGATGTACCAAGTGTTTTCAACATGCTCATAGAATTAAAATTGGAGGGCTTCAATGCAAGCCTTTCAAACGGAGACGTTAGCCCATGGAAAAAGCAAGGTGTGATGCTCTTAAACTCAGCACTAACAATCCGACTGAGCGGCGACGATGCGGGAGGCTCTCACGTCAAAGTATGGAAACCATTTACAAAACTCTTTTTAGATTTCATGAACATAATTGGCAGAGAATCAGCTTTTATACTGTGGGGAGAAAAGGCAAAAGAGGTCTGTGAAATGGTTGACAGGAGTAAACACTATTGCCAGGAAGGAGGTCATCCCTCGCCACGCGCTGGAATAAAAAATGCATTCTTTGGTGGCAACTATTTTAAGTGTGCTAATGATTTCCTTGAAGCTGCTGGACGAGGTAAAATCGATTGGAGTGTTGCACCCCGCCAAAATGCTCCACCCGATATGCTGCCATGTGAACAGTGCGGTGAAGGCAGTCAAGGACCAAGTCCAATGGAAGGTGTCACCACCGATGTTTAGTTAgcaaatttattttgtactcattGCTCCGCGTGGGACCGgaaatttaattataataaGCAAAGAATATGTTGGGAACTTGGCGTTGATCATTTTATTGTTGTAGTTTCCCCTGCGATAATCTTAcaaatttgctgttttggctTGAGTCCGTGCTACGGGCGCATATAATCCATACCCATCATAGCATGCTAGAAAATTAACCACGTTTTTGTGTTACGGCTCTCAGTGACACTGTCTTGTTAAAAGCATTTGACGATAATAGCTAGACATCGATTGATTTATTGGATAATTCGATAAAACCAAGAACCAATCATTGTAAAAGCAGTAATTACGATGAAAAACAGGCAATAAAGAAAGCGGAATTTTAAATGTTTGGCACGTCGTGAGATGTTGAAAAAAGCTATATATAAACCTTTACATAACTTCAAACTAGAATCATAACGCACAACATTGTCCAGTATGCAACTCAAACGGGCCACGGCTCGGGAATGCCACTTGTTATTTGTTTTAAGCATCCACTCATGAACGTCATGATCAGTCACGGTCAGATCTTAATATGACGCAAGTACGTCATGTACGGCTACTACACGCACTACAATTTCAACAGCTACCAGtaccaaaaacacgttttagtGCCGGTACAAATTGTGTCTacatacatgacgtacctacctAATGTGAAGTGGGTACTCACGTACAATGACTGAGAGACCGCACTTTAAACCCGGGCTATGTTTGACCCTTCtactagggtaaccctagcagtagggttaccctccctccttgtaaacagggccttaatCAGTGTCGACATCGCGAACTCGAGAAACAACAGTGTTTTTTTCAGCAGTCACGGTATCTCATTAAACGCTCTTTCCTCCTCAATTCCTCGCTTTTCGTTCTCTTTATTCCACGTCTTTCCAGGAAAGACCACCTACAGCCGTTGTTGACTCCGGAGATACTAAGAACTTTAAAAAGCTGTTATGAGCTAATTCCAAGAGAGTGAAAGTCGAGAAGGCCCTGGGGTGGGGTTGTGAACACCGCTAACGTAGACATAGCACAAGGAAGAGTTCGAACTTCATTAAATCTTAGATCCGTTCGATAGTGATTGATTCTTGTTCTTGCCAAACATTTTAAGATCACACTTGAAGACTTGGCTAGCTTTTAGGTTTTCAACATGATCTCTTGTCAGAAAGGCTGGTCTTAATACCGTGATTGTTTTCATTAATGTAGACTGGAGACTCCCGGTGTTTTGGTCTGTCCTCCTTTCTCATTCTTGCGTgggttgggtgggtgggtgagatCAAATATGCACTGATAGCAGGTACCAGAGGGGCCTTAGAGgctgcagggatggcgcagcggtgagagcactcgcccgGGTTCGGTTCCCAGATTTGGCGTCAtatgcgggttgagtttgttagttctctactttacaccgagaggtttttctcttggtactccggttttcccctctcctcaaaaactaacatttgacttgatttgcgctAAATATGTTGATTTCAGttaacagtgtccccaattagcgcttcagcgctagaacgactaaacacttaaataaaattcctttcctttccttttatccGATCACACCACCAcagagaaagaattgtaaaACCTCGAGACTGTATGTGATATGTGCGGTATATCAATTCATTACTGTTATCATTCATTAAAAACTCTGAAATAACTAACTGGTGAACTGAATTACACTACCTCGCAGCGGAAAACTCCGCGAGCAAATCGTCATACCTTCGTGGCGTTCGGGAAGCACATCTCGTCCCATAAGACCCTCTTCCTTCCTTGATATGGTGACACCACTGACGAAGACTTTCGCCAGCACCTGGGAACGTGGCGAACATTTCTCTCACGTGACGACTTTGCATCAATAACTGCTACTGACAATGGGCTATAATAAACAAACGGTACAATATTATCGATTCACTAGTGGATCCGATAACGTGTTCAGGTTTAGCAACAGCTTCAGCTCGCATTGGATTTTGACATAAACATGAAATTTTATGCAATCCACCATCTTTTTCCGGTATGGTTCCTTGATACCATTAAAAATCCAAATTTTTGATGATTTTCCAGTTACAAATTTAAACTTGTTTGTTCTCCTACATTGCTTTTTGCGTACCGTCATACTCTCCGGTTTCACGGAGTAAAGAGTTGAATGTGACCACTTTGGATCGTTTGATAACGTCTTGTCATCAACATACACCCTGCCGATCCAAGAGCCATTATAATGGAAACTTTCTCAATCAATTTGTTCATCGTACATGTAGTATCATTATTATCTTGCTTCCTCCAGTAAAGTTTTTTTTGTCACCAGTCATTAAAAATGTCAACAACGAGTATTGTATTCAATAAAAACTTGAAAGGCGCAGGTTTCGTA contains these protein-coding regions:
- the LOC138010151 gene encoding uncharacterized protein; protein product: MKNLHTHTNSTLQLLKDSASQTNVTPMSNSFAVQTNVSRLGNLALQTNVLTRLGNLSLQTNGTPQLVKDSASQINVTQMGNFFQTNAIRANSASQSNVDIITRLGNLALQNNSTSQSVQHSPSQANVTNLKMGKSASQTNATRFGKFASAMEIDFDCKKVTYKESGNDLGVTLEDFIYKHNCGPQKWEQFFGNPSVRDAIKSISNQIEQDVEMFDVEPPLYAVFDAFNEIEPLDVKAVILGQDPTPKPGKATGLAFSLWPSEDPRDVPSVFNMLIELKLEGFNASLSNGDVSPWKKQGVMLLNSALTIRLSGDDAGGSHVKVWKPFTKLFLDFMNIIGRESAFILWGEKAKEVCEMVDRSKHYCQEGGHPSPRAGIKNAFFGGNYFKCANDFLEAAGRGKIDWSVAPRQNAPPDMLPCEQCGEGSQGPSPMEGVTTDV